The sequence TTGTGAAGCGTAATGGATACAGTCAGTGTGTAATGTGCACCATAGAGGCAATATAGCCTAGGCCTATTCCACAATAATTTCAAAGTGTAATTCAATATTTAATCATCATCTTTTTTATAGCATATTCTCATGTTGAAAAGTATCTACATAAATTAGCCACAATAAAGCAGTTGTTTGCAAGTGGTTTGCTGACATGTAACTAATCTGATCTGCCCAAAGGCTTGGTATTTTGTTATGCTCAAGGTGAATTTGATCTTGCCCGATCAGCAGTTACTTACGAGTCTGATTCTGAGCGAGGCACTGATTCCACCCAAGTTCCCTTTGTCAAGAAGTCCTGTTGAGAGTTTTGACAATAGAGTTGTCAGAGAACACCATAacagtcccttcagaaagtattcacaccccttgactttttccacattttgttgtgttacagcctcaaaTTAAAAGGGATAACATTTAGATTTTGTTTCActgatctacaaacaataccccataatgtcgaagtggaattatgttttagaaatgtttacaaattaataaaaaatgtatagctgaaatgtcttgagtctatAAGTATTCAATCCTTTTGTTACGGCAAGGCTAGatgagttcaggagtaaaaatgtgcttaaaggtgcaatatgcagaactTTTTCTGCCAtatcctggttgctaaaattctaatagtttgcctaatttcagtctATGTGACGAAACAAGCAATGTGTAGTGTAGATAATCATTgtgccatctaaactgctgtgaaatgtattttcagtaatcaaaaatattgtattttcagctaaTGTACAAAACTGCAAGTAAAAgttgcaaaaactaaacttaagattGGGAAGAATAGAAATAGCAAacacagaacagatctaccatTTCATaaacttattttcaatgagaatgacagatccaTAACACACTTtccatgtgaatttggtcgggtcgcccaaaaagttacagaTTTCagatttaacaagtcacataataagttgtattgactcactctgtgtgcaataatagtgtttaacatgatttttaaattactacctctgtaccacacacatacaattatatgtaatgTCCCTAAGTCGACtggtgaatttcaagcacagattcaaccacaaagaccaaggaggttttcctATGGTTCGTAAAGGGCACCTTtttagtagatgggtaaaaagaAGCAGACTTTGAATATCCCTTTCAGCATGATGGTGTATCCATACACCCAGTCACCGCAAAGATACAGGCACCTTTCctaaaccgctcagggatttcaccatgaggccaatgtcagagtttaatggctgtgataggagataactgaggatggatacaCAACATTGTAGTtcatccacaatactaacataaattacagaatgaaaagaaggaagcctgtacataatacaaaTTATCCAAAcattgcatcctgtttgcaataaggcactaaagtcatactgcaaaaaaatggcaaagaaatgtactttttgtcctgaatacaaagtgttatatttggggcaaatccaatccaacacatcactgagtaccactcttcatattttcaagaattgtggtgcctgcatcatgttatgagtatgcttgtcatcggcaagaactACGGAGTTtctaggataaaaagaaacggaatagagctaagcacaggcaaagtcaGAGGaagacctggttcagtctgctttccaacagacactgtgaGACAAATTCACTGTTCAGCAGGactataacctaaaacacaaggccaaatatacactggagttgtttaccaagacatcattgaatgttcctgaatggcctagttacagttttgacttaattaAATCGTcttggaaatctatggcaatacttgaaaataatatatctatatatttttttgtttatttcacctttatttaaccaggtaggccagttgagaacaagttctcagttgtaaatgagttgagaacaagttctcatttacaactgtgacctggccaagacaaagcaaagcagtgcaacaaaaacaacaacacatggaataaacaaacatacattcaataacacaatagaaaatctgtatacagtgtgtgcaaatgaagtaaggaggtaaggcaataaataggccatagtggcgaagtaattagaaaaaatgtctgtctagcaatgatcaacaaccaacttgacagagcttgacaaaTATTTTAAAGAAAGATTTGTCAATGTTGTTCaatctaggtgtgcaaagttCTTTGAGATTTTCCcaggactcacagctgtaatcgctgccaaatatgattgtaacatgtattgactcagggggttgaatacttatctaatcaaaatatattagatTATATTTTCTattaataaaaaatcaaataaaaacatttcttccactttgacattgcagTGAATTTTCTGTAGATCATTCACACAAAAAAtgataattgaatccattttaatcccacttagtaacacaacaacatttgtcaaggggtgtgaatactttctgaaagcactgtatatggTTTGCAGAAAACCTTACAATACAAAAATGTAATCAGTTACCAATGCCATTGGTTAAGTATTTTAAAATTTTATATAACAGGAAATAATAAATCAAATGCTGTCAATTTGATTATGCTCGTCCATCACCACTGATCAGAATGAGCTAAAATAATATTCTTACATTTTCCTGAGTGGCGCTTGGGAACTGAATGTGTGTATCTTTGGAAATGTGGTGAAAGACATGCTTGTCCTTGTTGATGACTCCTACAGAACCGTTATAAGGACAATGTGCCCCCGTCCCTTCCGACAACTCAGAACTCTGCAAGTGAGGGGTTGAATTGAAATCGCTTTCATTGTGGACCCGTTTGGAATTACAGAATCCATACGTGTCTGACCCGATTAAAAGCGTCTTTTCAAAAGTTTTCCTTTTGGAACGCAATTCCCGATTGTCATATTCCTCTAGAACCCGGTCCAGTTCCATATCAACGTCATCATCCTCTGCTGAAAATTCCGAGTCGTGTCCATCACTGTGGCAGTCCAGTTGTTGCGTTATGTTTCGTGACTGATTGAAGTTCGTCAATTTGTGTATATTCAATGGTTTGAACAAGTGACTTTCCTCTTTCGAAACATGGACTGTGTTGTCATCTCCTTTGAATGCGTTTATCTCGTTGACACTCCCAGGTGCAACCTTCTTTCCACGACTACTACCGCTTCCCATGTTGTTGTTGTCCCTTGGCACCAGGCTGTAAAAATGTACGAGGCACAGCAAAGGCACGCTCCCATTGCCAGGTCCCTTGGCCCCCCACCAAGTAATCCAAGAACTCAGAAGTTAGGTCAAAAATTAACTTGCCTCCACTCAATAGATCACCAAAAAATGTGGTTCACTTACGCACTGGAGGGAAAGCTGTCCTTCTGTCTGTGGCGCAATGGAAtcatacaaacacaaacaaaaagtGTGGAATAATTTGATCCAATCTAGACGTCTACCCGTAGTTTGCAAAACGCAGTCAAGCCATCCGTGCTTCAGCCTCCTCCTGAATTTGTACGTGCGAGTACACAACACTTTACGGTATAACGTCTTTTCTGACTGATTCGGATGCGCTCTCATGCGCAGTCAGATAGAGAGATTCAGTAGGTACTTTACAAATCATTCCAAGCAAACAGTTTGAAACACATTCATTCAATATTCGTTTCATTAATTTTCGTCCTTATCAAAAATAACTTTGATATTATGGGTAGAGTGAGGCTGCAGAAGCCTACCAGGGTGCTGTTTACCAAATGTTACATTGTGAAAGAAAAAATGTCTTTACAGTCATGACACAcaaatacagtagacacacaaaCTCACGCACTCACAACATTTGAGGCTTTGATTGACCCCTATGTCCCAAAAAATCACAGTAAAAATGTCTGGTATACTTTTTTTGAGATGTGTGCGACTAGTAGATCATTAATCCAGTGTGATGACCATTGCATCGCATAAGAGGCCTAGTGCTAAGCAACTAAGTGAAATGATTTGAATCCcgtttcatacattttttttagtGAGCGCAAtgcacagtttctctagagataaatcagctCAAGCTGGAACTGTGCAAGGCAGTagagagttgtagtttccaacaggccaatattcaacATAGTTTAGCGCCCAGAGCCTGGTAATTAATTTAgttacaatgaccataatccgtTGCGTGCCTACTTGTCTGGTCTGTGTGGTGCAGACAATAGAAATAATAGAGGCCTCTGGTGGCCAAAAGGCCATTTAAGCATTCGTAGCCCCATTAAGGGCTTCCTCCATGCTTctgccattttaaagtagtcaactgggtgcgGATTCTTATGGGTtgtagcctcaatggcgctgcccatgctgtcacagatgctataaCGGCACAGATatgaagatgagtcctctatatatctctatggtGCAATCATAGccggagagaagagacagaagaaagcCAATCTAGAGGGATAGAGATCAGCTGCTTtgtgaggtatctctacctgaaaataaattattgatagttggtatttggcagtcataaaagtatgccttatttactttgaagaactactaaaatagtgattttgtcagacagcataggcagcagctctatagagatgagattatgacttggaatgaaataataaagtcatcaaataggCCTAAAACAAAtgtaagatacagtgccttgagaaagtatttggcccccttgaactttgcgaccttttgccacatttcaggcttcaaacataaagatataaaactgtatttttttgtgaagaatcaacaacaagtgggacacaatcatgaagtggaacgacatttattggatatttcaaacttttttaacaaatcaaaaactgaaaaattgggcgtgcaaaattattcagccccttgaatttcagtgcagcaaactctctccagaggttcagtgaggatctctgaatgatccaatgttgacctaaatcactaatgatgataaatacaatccacctgtgtgtaatcaagtctccgtatggAGTTATATGCCTTTAAAATTCACTGTAATATATAGAATTACCAACTATTATCCCCCATCTTTTAAGATGACATAAAACGGGCGGTTTCTTTCTGATCacgtcgtgatgtgtgttttgtcctatatttttactTCATTTATTTCTATTTGAATCCCAGCCCCCGCCCCCGCagataggctgtcattgtaaataagaatttcttcttaactgacttgcctagataaataatggttaaacaaaaataaatacaaaatacaattattaaaaaataataacagtTTTCGATAGTTTTTTTTAGACATTAAATGCAccatgcattatgtgggttgaatgctgtaacaacactgaATAAAACAATTATTAAAAGTCTCATGATGGTAGtaactgcccattactgcttatcacttattaatcATCATTTATTCGCCTTACTTTACTTTAGTAAAATATTTCAGttgctgtgtatatatatatcttacaTTTGTTTTAGGcctatttgatgactttattattttattccaagtcatcatctcatctctatagagctgctgcctatgctgtctgataaggggcagcattttcacgttcggatgaaaagcatgcccagaggaaactgcctgctactcaggcccagatgctaatatatgcatattattagtatatgtggatagaaaacactctgtagtttctaaaactgtttgaatgatgtctgtgagtataacataactcatatggcaggcgaaaacctgagaaaaatccaaccaggaagtgggaaatctgaggtttgtagtttttgaagcCATTGCCtttcgaatatacagtgtctatggggtcatattgcacttcctaaggcttccactagatgtcaacagtctttaaaacCTTGTTTCATGCTTCTACtatgaataagagctgtttgactaagtttgactaaggggtctggcagaatgccatgagctaagtcaGGCGCGTGGTtgtgagagcgagctctgtttcttttcatttctaaagacaaaggaattgtccggttgaaacattattgaacatttatgattaaaaacatcctaaagattgattctatacattgtttgacatggttctacgaactgtaatataactttttttacTTTTTGTCTGGACTTTCATCTGGACTTGCCTGCGCCTTGTGAATATCGATTGGTgaactaaacgcgctaacaaaaaggaggtatttggacataaagatgaactttatcgaacaaaacaaacatttattgtggaactgggattcctgggagtgcattctgatgaagatcatcaaaggtaagtgaatatttgtaatgctatttctgacttttactgactccacaacatggcgggtatctgtatggcttgtttttgtggcttagcgctgtactcagattattgcatggtgtgctttttccgtaaagcttttttgaaatctgacacagcggttgcattaaggagaagtatatatgcattttcaggtagagatacttcACGAAGCAGCCGATCTCTATCCCTCTCGATGTTCTACTGTCTCTTCTCGCCGTATCCGTGTCTGCACCATAGAGATAGAATTAGGACTCATCtttatatctgtgccattatagtgtCTGTATAATCATGTGCAGGGCCATTGAGActacaacccataggaatccccacccagatGACGAGCATGGTGGAAGCTCttaatggtgctgcccatgctaaaCTAGCCTTTTgcccactagaggcctctataaTTCTTTATGGTCTGCACCACACTGACCGGATAAGTAGTTGTGTAATGGATTATGgccattgtagttaattactacATTTTCTGGGCTAAACTATTTAGAATAGTGACTTGTTGGAGACTACAACTCCCTAAGACATCACAGCATTTGGACTTGATCTGATTTGTGTCTACAGAAAAAAAACGAATGACATGGAACAAAATTTTAGATGGAGCCGGAGAAGATGGCTGTCATTATataggctcctaaccaattgtgcttttGTGAATGTTTTTTCACGTTATTTATAACTTATTTTGTCCTGCCACAGTCTCTTATGATCGAAAAAAGcttctcttatgaccaaaaagagcatctggacagcgattactcaccttgtactggacaaagattttttctttaatgagtcagaTACGAAGGATTTACCTCAGACACCTGAcaaaggcccaaatccctgtcattcgcatgaagaagagaaggagatatCTGGGACGTAGgacggggtgccttgtaaggactCGACGGTGAGTGAGTAATCCCCCTCTACCTTCAGTcttattagccaacgtgcaatcattggataacaaaatggatgaactctgatcaagactatcctaccaacgggacattaaaaactgtaatatcttatgtttcaccgagtcgtggctgaacgacaacatggaGAACATACAGAtggctgggttttctgtgcatcggcaagatagaacggctgcctccggtaagacaaggggtggtggtctgtgtctatttgtaaataacagctagtgcacaaaatctaatattaaggaagtctcaaggttttgcacGCCTGAGGTGGagtatgttaaatgtgcaaccagagaaaaaataactatggaccacctttactccacacacagagatacatacaaTGCTCTCCATCACTcactatttggcaaatctgaccataactctatcctcctgattcctgggaagtggtcagatgacgcagatgataaactacaggactgttttgctcgcacagactggaatatgttccagtattattccgatggcattgagtagtacaccacatcagccactggcttcatcaataagt is a genomic window of Oncorhynchus tshawytscha isolate Ot180627B linkage group LG11, Otsh_v2.0, whole genome shotgun sequence containing:
- the LOC112261609 gene encoding uncharacterized protein LOC112261609; its protein translation is MGSGSSRGKKVAPGSVNEINAFKGDDNTVHVSKEESHLFKPLNIHKLTNFNQSRNITQQLDCHSDGHDSEFSAEDDDVDMELDRVLEEYDNRELRSKRKTFEKTLLIGSDTYGFCNSKRVHNESDFNSTPHLQSSELSEGTGAHCPYNGSVGVINKDKHVFHHISKDTHIQFPSATQENDFLTKGTWVESVPRSESDSVPDDSHGPSLSTPVILYDGSEVDLMETIEREFS